ATAAAGAGTGTCCAGTCGAAATTGAGCAGAAGACCGCGGTCCAGTTTCATCATTGTTTTTGCACCTTGTTTGAGGCCGGAGCGCCTTGTGAAGGGCTGCGCTCAGGAAGTTTGTTTGAGAAGTAAACGTCCAGCATTTTTTTTGCCACCGGGGCTGCTGTCGCTCCGCCATGCCCGGCGTTTTCCAGGATGACGGCTATGACAATTTCCGGATTTTCGCAGGGGGCAAAACAGACGAACAGCGCATGATCGTTCGTTTCGGCGGTCATTTTTTTCTCTTTGGCATTCTGCGGAAGACCGATTACCTGGGCAGTGCCCGTTTTCCCGCAGACATCCTGTTGCGCATTTTTCAGCAGATAGCCGGTTCCCCCTCTTTCATTTACCACTCCCCACAGGCCCTTGTTGATGGTCGTGATATTGGGGGCGCTGACAGGAAGCAAACCCTTTATTTCCGGAGGGAAGGACTGCAATATCCGGCCATCGGGAGATTCAATCTGTTTGACAATGCGGGGACGGTAAAGCGTTCCCCCATTCGCCAAGGCAGCGTAGGCACTTGCCAGTTGCAGAGGGGTGACGAGGTTGAATCCCTGACCTATCGCCAGCGATATTGTTTCTCCGGCGTACCAGGGGGATTTAAGGCGGTCTTTTTTCCATTGCCTGGTCGGGACAAGGCCGCTCTTTTCACGAGGCAGGTCGATTCCCGTGGGAGCGCCCAGGCCGAACCCCCTTGCGTATTCGGCGATGACGTCCACATTGAGCATTTTCCCGAGGTTGTAGAAATAGACGTCGCAGGATTCTACGATGGCCCTGTGCAGGCTTGTTTCCCCGTGTCCCTCTTTTTTCCAGTCGTGGAATATTCGGTCTCCGAATTTGAAGGCGCCATTGCAGTAAATGCTTTTGTCCGGGGTGATCGTTTCCGTTTCGAGGGCGGCCGCAGCTACGATCGGCTTATAGGTTGACCCAGGCGGATATTGGCCGGCGATCGCGCGGTTTTCCATGGGATGCTGCGGATCTGAGGAGAGTTTTTCCCATTCGCCCGCGGAGAGTTCCCCTGTGAAGATGTTGGGATCGAAGGATGGCGAACTGATGAGCGTTAGAACGTCGCCGTTTTTAGGGTTCAGAGCCACAACCGCGCCTCTGCGGTTTCCGACGGCCTCCCATGCGGCTTTCTGAAGCTCCAGATCGA
This DNA window, taken from Syntrophobacterales bacterium, encodes the following:
- the mrdA gene encoding penicillin-binding protein 2, with the translated sequence MLKLGNRLDVYEPGQLKHKFGILLIIVAVVLTILALRLWYLQVLKGDDFRQRSENNSLRLRKIKPLRGLIMDRNRKLLTENRPSFNILFIPDKARDIKKSIAKIKWFYSLNSLELAGNVSIPDKLKPFVPVTLERNATMEKVAVVEIHSFELPGVVTEITPVRQYLYGEANAQIIGFTGEVSRREIEQDITGHLSPGDNIGKFGIEKSLDAHLRGKSGTEQVEINATGKIVRSLGRIPPKSGNNVVLNIDLELQKAAWEAVGNRRGAVVALNPKNGDVLTLISSPSFDPNIFTGELSAGEWEKLSSDPQHPMENRAIAGQYPPGSTYKPIVAAAALETETITPDKSIYCNGAFKFGDRIFHDWKKEGHGETSLHRAIVESCDVYFYNLGKMLNVDVIAEYARGFGLGAPTGIDLPREKSGLVPTRQWKKDRLKSPWYAGETISLAIGQGFNLVTPLQLASAYAALANGGTLYRPRIVKQIESPDGRILQSFPPEIKGLLPVSAPNITTINKGLWGVVNERGGTGYLLKNAQQDVCGKTGTAQVIGLPQNAKEKKMTAETNDHALFVCFAPCENPEIVIAVILENAGHGGATAAPVAKKMLDVYFSNKLPERSPSQGAPASNKVQKQ